The DNA window TTTAACAAGAGACATCAAAACATTTTCTTCCCAATATTATTCTCTTATAAGAAGGCCTTGGTACGTGGTTGGGGTGTTATTTGTAACATTTGAAGCTCAGTTTCATCCTTGGGTGAACAAATGTACAGGGTCAATGATTGTGAACACGCCATGTCCATGTGTGAGTACCACTGTACCAGAATACCAATACGTGGACAGAGCGTACTACTCTGCAGTAAAAGACGAAGTACTAGTGTAACGCAGTACATACATGGGCCGGGAGGATACTGTACGCGAGCACATGGCCAGTTACAGTGATTGCAGCTAGCAGCTAGACTAGATGAAAGGTTTAAGTGACAGTGATTCTTTTTTGGAATATTTGGTTCCATTTTGaaaacttatattataaaacatgagcttttttttttaaaaaaaagactctGACCTTAATATCAAACATTTCAAACCCGATGGTGCAATGGCGCAACATCTCAGTGTTGCCTTGGCAAATAATCCACTATAATGATAGCGCCTTCAGCGAGTTAGCGAGCCGACGTATAGGGGTTACTATCAAACCTATTTAGCGCTAACATCACTGCCTCGTAGAGGCATCTTTGGTTAGTATTTAACTTTGCCATATTTAATATCAGATAAGTCATAGTTTTATTAGATAGTGTCCAATTCACGTAACAATTGTAAATTGTTTAACTCTTCGCAACCATGTGCATGacatttagtttgttttcttgtctAATTTTTTCCCACAGGTATATCAAGATTAAAGCTAAACACCTTAATGAGAATGTATGGTGATGTTGGCTCCCAACCAAACAGTCAAGCCGTGGCAATCCAAAATTTGGGCAAGTTGTGGCTTGCCACAATAAATGTGACTAGCAAATGGTAGCCACACTTGAGAGACAAGTTTAAGCACAGCAAACGTGGAGTAGTTTCTCAGGAAAATCGTTGTTTAGATGTTGATTGAGGAGGGAACAGTTCCTATGATATTTGAAGAATATAAGGGTACTAACTCGTAGAGATCTATTTAATATTGGATATTGGTTTTGGAAATGCAAATGACCTAATATATAAGCGAATGAGTCTCTTACCTTATTAGCTATCTTTTGAAGTCGGAAAGTCTTTTGTGGCACCAATTAGTACATGAGTCTGACTAATTCAATATCACCAGTTGATGGACACTAGGCTCTGAGAAGGCCTGATGGACCGTCGATATCTACGGTAAACAATTGGCTAGATTTAGGAGTGGGAAAGACTATTTATGATCCAATATTTAATTCACCTTTAACTCGAATTGATTCACCAGttcaaattcataaattatatagcGTATTAAATCCAGCCACTATTTAAGTTGGACCAATTCCTTCTCGAGCTAATTTCACAATGGATTGATTGTGCACACGGAATTTAATGGAATTAATATTGGACCAAACCCATTTAATTTCAACATAGAGCTAGCTCTTATGTAAGACCcaaacctttttttaaaaaaaaatctctcctccacttatgcttataatccaaatattATACTTGCTTTTATATAATGCAAACAACCTATGAACTTGACATGCTCCAACCACATGAATCAACGGTTCAACACCAAATCTCACAACTCAACGCCAACATCTGCGATGCTGCAGCGTCAGATGGGTTGGCACTAACCCTACCGTGCCAGCCCGCCAAGGGGGCACCGTGGTGAAGAGATCAACGTCATCGGGCTTGGTGATGAGCTCgggttatatttttcattaattgaAGATTTGGTATGACCTCTTCGTGAAACAAGTTTTTAGTAGTACTCGGTGTTGGTGTGGTACTCTGCTCTTGAAATTCCGACACGCTTCACGTCTCGCGCTGGGCAGGCAACCTACGATTGAACCACTGTACTGTAGTAGTTCTTCAGCCTTTTGCGTCTACAGCTTCTTTTCCCGTCAGGTTTGATGAAACGGTACAGGCAGAGGACAGTGTAGCAGCTAGTGCAGGGTGCAGACTGCAGAGAAGCCAAGCCCCAGCGGTCGAGCCTGTCGGCTGTGCTGCCTGTGCAGCAGGCTGATGTGCATCATGTGCTCATCTGAACGTTTCGTGGAGCGCACATGTAGCAAAGAAGCTCGATGATTTCAGTGAAAATGGCGAAGGAATGTAGTGGCTTGATGCGTTTACCTTAATAAAGTTTTCACGTTTCAGAGTTCGGAGGCATACGCCTATATGGATCTTCTAGCCACAATTCTTTCTTCCCAGAATTCATCATGTCATGGTAGAGTTGGTAATTATATTGTTAGTTACTcgataaatttgatgatttgatattttttactggCTAATTGTTTATGTTGATACTCGTgagtatgatatgtgagaccatCTGAGTCAATAACAGTAGGTCATAATGATGTCAAATAATCGAACCTCAATCTTAAGAGTGTCAAAAAGTCAAAGCCCTCGTTGTTACTCCTAGTTTTCAAAGAACAGGGCAAGCAGTGAACTAGAGATATACATGATTGGCAATACTTCTAAATGTACTTATCAAGTAACTGTTGTTGAAGGGATATCGCTAGTGTGAATAAAACATTGTAATATAAATAGCAGAAAACACAGACGAGCTTTCATGCACCACGTAGATACAACATGACTTGATTTGTTCAAAAAAGTATGTACATATCAAATAGATAAGTACAACTATTAGACCATTCACAATATAATATAGTGATGTAATGCATGTTTTGGAGTTTCCTTATCAATGATTCCCCTCTAGGTAGGTCTAGGTTGTGCCCCTCTAGACTTGCTCCTTCCTTGGCGAGGCTATAGGTGCATCGGCTATGATTAAGGACATGCACTATAGGTGCATCAACTATGATTAAGGACACGCAACACGACCCTTGGTGTTAGGCTACTCAGGGATCCGCTCAACCCCTATCCCTACCTTAACACGAAGCTCTGACGACAACAAACAGAAAGAGGACGAGAGTGGAAGAGAGGAGAACGATAAAAGATAAGATGATACTATCATTGTACCTCACAGAGCTCGTCATCCTTGATTTGTCACACTATCATTGGGGTCACCGCCTTTTCCATCCCCTCCTCATCCCTTGTGCCACCAAGGTGGCCAAAGAACACGATGAGGCATCTATGATCGCTAGCCATCTATACGGAGAACCTTGGTATATCAATACACGCAACGATAATGTGGTGAGCAATGGGCCTCCCCTTGGGCTCATTGATTGCCACatgaaaaatttgaaaacagaGATAGGAATGGTAACTGGCGATAGTAGAGGGTAGGGAGGGAGAAAGAGTCGGTGGCCGGTGATGGGAATGATAATTCAggaatttgataattttatagctgtttactattttttctcaaaattttgggTCTTAGTTTAAAATACTGGTATTGCatgtaagttaaaaaaaaatttggactGAAATATAAAACGTAAAATGCTAGTAGTGTttgaaacgaaaaaaaaacattagcgAGACTTAAGGTGGTCTCATCCTTATATACTCCATcaaattctctctctctctctcagacTACTCCTATTAAGTGACTTATGAATGAATATCTTTAGCGACCAAATGTATCTAGCCGAGAAGGTAGGGCTGTAGTCGAATCACCGTCAAGAAAACGTCCAACATGCCGGTGATGGTCTAGGAGAACACTTGTGCGCACCCGCTTCCGGTTGTCACGCCTGTTTCTATTTGGTCAACATTAACCGAATCAACCTAAAGAAAAACCACAGAAAAATCGTGGTAGTCGCAAGCCgtgtgtgcgtgcgtgtgttTTGTCCCCAAACAAACAATTGGTCAACGGGACtcgcagagagagagacacaCACCCAAAGAGAGAACCAAACTCTTCAGATCGGAAGAAACGGCGCTGCGGTTTTCTGGTCAAATTGCTTACACACGAAGAAAAGCCCAAAGGTTAATCCGTCGATGGGCTGAGCGTACTCCTACATATATGGGCCTCGATTCTGCCAAATCCAAGTAAAGTAGTACTCACGTATAGTAAACACGCAATACGCCTTCGAGATTGGGTGGCGTACTCCTTGCTTCCCCCAGCTAGCTCCCTCTCCGGCGAACGGCATGCAGCCGCAGGCGGCCGTCGCGCAGCCGGTGGCCCGCCAGCCACCTCTCACctcaaccaccaccaccaaagcCCGCCGCTTATGCACCTGCGCggccctccctcccctctgcCGCTGTGGCCGGCGCCACCTCATCGGCTCCACCTCGGCcaccgctctcctccctctgcTCGCCCTTCcctcgcccgccgcctcgcccgtCGACCCCGAAGTAAGCTGCTTCCTTTTCGTGCTAGGACTCTTCCCGTGGTGGTTTCCTGGCTGTATTCTCAGCTGCCCGTACCTGGGTTTCGCTTTGTGCAGGTGATGCTTGAGCGGGTGCACCCGGCCAGGCCGGAGTGGTACGAGAAGATGTATGCCACCGCCATGGACAGGTTCATGAAACCGTACGAAGCCGAGGTATATGCTTTCCCCCTTAGTTGCAGTTTCACCTCTTTGCCGTCCTGAAGCTTGGGGCTTGCTAATCGGTTTCCAACTTCGAAGAGACCAAGCGTGCAAGCCCATCATAGGTTTTCACCTATATGGACAACTGTACTGCTGCTCACTGAAATCAACACGCCCCATTTGATATCAATGTTAATTGTGCCATCCGTGATTTGTTGATCATATCCTTCACATGTCTGTACAACCTCTACAGTCTGATTTATGTGAACTCTTGATCTGTCTTAgtacctgattttttttttcatagatatCACTACATCAAAACTCACAAATAAGCACCCGGGGTGTTAGCGAGTAGACGTCATGATCTTAAATCCACATCAGTTATTTTAGCTTCACTGTTCAAAAAGATGTACATGTTTTTCCTCAGGGATTGTGGTGTGATATTGATCATATGCCGTGACCATGCTGGTCTTCTCACATAATGAATTTTGCAGATTTCAGAGTATAAATCAAAACTCTTTTCCCAATTGATGACTGCTGGGAAGGACATTCTTGAGCTTGGTGTTGGAACAGGCCCTAACCTCAAGTACTATGCAAATGCTGATGGCGTTAACATAGTTGGGGTGGATCCTAACAAGCACATGGAGGAGTATgccagagcagcagcagtgtcTGCTGGACTTCCACCTTCGAACTTCACCTTCAGAAGAGGGGTATGGTGCCTTCTGAGCAGACTGTTTCTCCTATTACCTCTGTGAACTGTCTTTTGAGGCGTAATTGTATTTAGGTTGGTGAAGCTTTGCCGGCTGAGGACAATTCAATGGATGCAGTCGTTGGCACTCTGGTATTGTGTTCAGTAAGTGATGTTGAAATGGCATTGAGAGGTAAAAGTCATCTTTACAACAGGAGTATCTCTTATCTGAGTACAAATGCTCTTTACAATTTGGGATAATTGCGCTGTGAGGcaaaatgatgaaaatattcataaacttattataatgCATGTGTTGCATCGGGggttttattaaagaaaaatatcattaacatattattattattattttttacatgtcatctcttaattgatttatctattttcataGACATGTGGCTCATTGTTCCCACGGTTATTGTTTCTTCCCACAAAAAGTAAAGTATTAACCGAAGTGGTTGATATGTGGGTtcgatagtttattttttttataacaaataaatagttGGTAATGGTGGTGGGCCACCGCAACTcttttttataggagtataaatAAGAAATCACTGTAACCTAGAACTCAAGTCACTCGAGTTAAGTTACTGCTAAGAAAAGTCCAAACTGATTGCCATTTCTGTTTCTCTTCATCCTTTTTACGTAACTGAAGCCAAGACTTGTGTTTTTATCTGTATATTTTTCGTTCAATTCCACGTTTGGACCATATCTTAGTATCTCATGGATTTTGACATGCCCATTTTACCTTCCATAggcaacaaaataataatccctccatttcatagtgtaaaatcatataatcttaTCTAGAGTCATAGAGATGCTTATAAATCTAGtcgtatatataaactatatacattaatcaatAAAGGAATCTAGTGAAgtctagaaaatattatgatatacTAATATGTATGGAGTATTGAATTGGAAAAATCATTTTCTAAACAACACTGCACCTTTAACTCGTGCAGAAATAAAGCGTGTCCTAAAGCCCGGTGGTGTCTACATATTCATTGAGCATGTTGCTGCGCCTGGTACCTCCTGCTATTCTCATTCACATTTTACACAGAAATGGCTTAAGATTCATTTCTATTTAGAGATTTTCTGTTGTTGGAGTACATTATTGACTGTCCTGCTCATTTTGCCCGGTGGCATAGATGGATCCTTCCTCCGGTTCGTGCAAGGCGCACTTAATCCTCTGCAGCAATTTGTCTCTGACGGGTGCCACCTCACCAGGGAAACAGGGGAAATCATCAGGGAAGCTGGGTTCTCGAGCTTGGACCTGAACACGACTCGCCTGTCTACCGCATTTATCCTCAGCCCCCATGTTTATGGAGTAGCATGTAAATGAAGTTTCATTCTGCTGTATCTAATCGTGTAAATTATTCTTTAAATTATCTTGTTGTCCGTCAACAATATAgcgtattttgttttgttacagGATTTGACCATCTATTACTAACCGATTCCTCTGTTTCAGAATATAGCGTGTATTTGTTagctgtttcaaaatatagcgTGTATTTGTTAGGTAAAGTCTTTGACAATATGAACTACTtcgttttaaaaatattaacataggagtattatttatgtaacacaaaagtataatcataagactttctgatacaaatatattaatagcAATTTTGTGTCAACAAACtacattataaaaaagttaccaTGGGTTAAATTATTATCTCGATGAAACAAAACACGTGCAAAAGCTCTGTTGCTTAGAAGCGGGGTCATGCTCACGTCAACCATAAAACACGGCTACCTTAGTAGTTTATTTAAGAAACCGTTTCTTTTATCTATGGACTTCTACAATACATCATCAATTATATAGATACGTTATAATACATTgttatattactatattttgaaattgggCAGTAATGGCACCGTAGCACGCTAGGTTTCCAAGGCTGAATTTTTCAGGGCCCCAGGGCCCCAGGCACATGGTCAAATGTGTTGGTCTTCGGGAAGGGCTGCATGCTCCGGAGATGGTAGTATGTGTATACTGGGTGGGCTTTAATAAACGGGCCTCTTCGATTGTTGTTGTATTGGGCTAGTCCGGGGCCTGTCTGGGTTTACTGCAACTTGGAACTGTCAACTTGTGGCGTGTTCACCAGCCCACCACATTCACTCCACCGTGGGGCCGagccaagaagaagaagaagaaggtgacCACCGTGACACACACACGGCGAGGGGCGGTGGCCTCTGTGCTCACGCTGTCACGTACGCACGGTGCAGGACACTTGCACGTTCGTCTGCCTCGCGCGCGCGACACatggcgcggccgccgccgggtcgcgcCCTCTGTCCAC is part of the Oryza brachyantha chromosome 2, ObraRS2, whole genome shotgun sequence genome and encodes:
- the LOC102703757 gene encoding methyltransferase-like protein 7A, translating into MQPQAAVAQPVARQPPLTSTTTTKARRLCTCAALPPLCRCGRRHLIGSTSATALLPLLALPSPAASPVDPEVMLERVHPARPEWYEKMYATAMDRFMKPYEAEISEYKSKLFSQLMTAGKDILELGVGTGPNLKYYANADGVNIVGVDPNKHMEEYARAAAVSAGLPPSNFTFRRGVGEALPAEDNSMDAVVGTLVLCSVSDVEMALREIKRVLKPGGVYIFIEHVAAPDGSFLRFVQGALNPLQQFVSDGCHLTRETGEIIREAGFSSLDLNTTRLSTAFILSPHVYGVACK